The genomic stretch catgttcattttttttattaacttgatTTTTCTTTACTCAGCCACACATTACAGAAATTTAACACCAATAAAAGACAAAGACCATCACCTCATCCGATTCTTCAGTTAAGGGAAAGTGAACTACATTAAACACCACATACATGTAAAACTCATCTTCAGCATCCATACAGCTTGTTGATCCTCAGGATGTCAATGTTGGACATTCCTTGCCTTTGTCCGATTTCCACCGTCCTATCAGGAATTGGAGTGATGGTTTCCAGGCCGGGCTGGATAGAGAAGGCTGTTCTTCCATAGTGCATGACAGAGCCGTAGTCATATGGAGTGTTTTGGTTGTTGGTGTTTTGTTTCTGGAAGTTGTAGGCCATATCAGGAGAGATGTTCTCAAAGTTGATCCTTACATACTGGTCGCGATCACTCCTTGTTTGCTCATGATAGAAGCCCAGAGCATGATTGAGCTCATGCTGAGCGATGCCGTGATACACACAGCCTTGTCTGTTGAGGGAGACCACCTGTTTGCCACCAGTTCTACCAAGAGAAGAGAAGCACCTGAGAGCAGAGAGAAATAtaggtgttttatttatatagatttttttttttttttgactttggaTTAAGGACTGGTGAATGTTTCATGTTAATATTGAATGATAGTTCTCACCCATCTCTGTTCTCAATACTGATGTAGTCGGTCTGAGTTGATCTGGGCACAAAGCGGATGCAGGTTTTGGAGTGAAAGGTGGACATGGCGTTCGTCATCACTGATTTCTCATTAGAAGCtgcaaacaaaaatacacaaatgtttaaGATGAGATCTACACGAATGATAGATATGTTCAGTAAATGAAGGAGATTCACTCACAGAATTCACTGCTCACTATGTAAGGGACCTCCACTATGTTGTTAGAGTTTTTCTTCCAGAAACAGTTGTTGTTAAAACAGTAGAGAGCATTTCTGGTTTTGGGAAACACCAGATCTCCTTCAATCAAGACTTCAGAAGATCCTGTATTTAAAGAGATTTAATGAGATATTTATACTTCACGACAATTTTTTCCAACTATTTTGTGAATCCCATTGTTGGCTTTATAGAAATCTACAAGGTGTCTGACCATTGTTGGACTCCAAAATCCTTGTAGTGATGTCCACACTTTCCGGCTCAGACACAAACACTTCCTCCTGCAAAAACagagatgtttaaaaaaagagtCATTTGAGGAACATTGATCACTTAAACGAGATACTAGATCGGATCTTACCATGATAGGAGACGCCTGTGAGACgccaaacagcagcagcagaatggAGAGGGAGGCTCTTGTGTACATGATGTCTCAGTGTGTAGAGATGTTCAGGATGCTCCTGTGCCAAGCTTTGGTGTCTTTGTGCTGTCAGACCTAGACTTTATATTCACTTGAGCAGGTGGGTCTACTGGGGGATTGTGGGTAGGGTCTTAGTGTCCAGAGACTAATGTGTGTAATTAATGGGAGTAAACTGTAACCTTATACTTTTTAAGTCCAAATCCTTGCAGAAACAGAAAATATGTTTTAGTTTACGCTATCTAATTGTTTTAACACTAAAGTAGACTAGCtgtagtttttgttttcttagtGCCCTAGAACAGTATCATGCTAAGTCATTGGGAAACAAATCTGCTTCCATCTCAACAGAACTGTATATTTTGTTATGTAGTCTGGTTATTTTATTCAGTTGTTGGGTTGCTTCATAATAATTAGCTTAATGTTTCTTTGTTCTTAACTGCAATTTAGTAAAAGGTCTAAGAACAAAAACTGTTCAAAGTTGACTTCAAATGAAGCCCATCATGACTCAACAATAAGACTGCTTCACTGGCCTAAAGCTGCCATAAGAGAGTCGtaattaatgataaataataataaataatgaaaaaaaataaaacatatttaaattattacttcAGCTGACACAAAGTAATCTGAAACAAAAGCCTACAGTGAGGAAACTCTGACCTTGCTTGTTAGTCCATAAACTTACAGAatcacaaatgtgaccctggaccacaaaacaagtcttaagtcgctggggtatatttgtagcaatagccatgAAAtactttgtatgggtcaaaattatcgatttttctttaattatgttattaagtaaagatcttttttccatgaagatattttgtaaatgtcctactgtaaatatattaaaacttaattttaattagtaatatgcctGGCTAACTTCATTTCGATATCTTTAAAGGTGATTTCGCACCGTCAGATtccaaatattaaaatagttgtttcttgaccaaatattgtccgaCCCTAACCTGTATGGTTTACGTTAATGTATGGTTGTacatgatgatatatatatatgtttcgaGAAATGGAcccttttgactggttttgttgtccagggtcaaaAATACTTCTTACATTTGTTTAACTGATCTATCAAAATTAACATGGTAATTAACATTGGTGCAGGGACGAATTATCAATGTGGTTAGgaccaaataaacatttaagtCCATTTATTATAAAGAATGTTATAAAGCATGCTTTAGAACTGGAAAGACAATATTGTATATACATAAAACTTATTATAACTTATCATTATTATCCCAGCAACTGAATAAATCCGTACAGTTCCACTGAAATGGAAGCAGTTCTATTTTTCAGTGTTTGAAGTTCTGGTGCTAAAACACAAACATTACTGCATGTCCACTTTAGTGTTACCAATAAATACATTACTTGAACATTAGTTTAGTATTTGTTTCAGCAAGGATTTGGACTAACAGGTATAGGTCAGAGTTTCCTCGCATTAGTTACACACATTAGTCTCTGGACACTAAGACCCTACCCATAATCCCCCAGTAGACCCACCTGCTGAGGTGAATATAAAGTCCAGGTCTGACAGCACAAAGACACCAAAGCTCAGCACAGGAGCATCCTGAACATCTCTACACACTGAGACATCATGGACACAAGAGCCTCCCTCTccattctgctgctgctgtttggcGTCTCACAGGCGTCTCCTCTCAGGGTAAGATCCGGTCTAGTATCTCACTTAAATGATCAACGTTCCTCAAGAGTCGTTTTAAACATCTCTGTTTCTGCCACCAGGAGGAAAGTTTTGAAGGAGTGTTTGTGTCAGAGCCGGAAAGTGTGGACATCACTACAAGGATTTTGGAGTCCAACAATGGTCAGACACCTTCTGTAAAGTCAGCAATGGGTTTTACAAAATAGTAGTAAAAAGTGTTCAAGATGTTTAAATACTGTATGTTCTGTTATTTTATCAGTATGGTTCTCTTGAATACAGGATCTTCTGAAGTCTTGATTGAAGGAGATCTGGTGTTTCCCAAAACTAGAAATGCTCTTACGTGTTTTAACAACAACTGTCAAcaaagcctggtttctcccaaggtttttcctccattctgtcaccgatggagttttggttccttgccgctgtcgcctctggcttgcttagttgtggtcacttaatctacagcgatatcgttgacttgattgcacatgattgcacagatactatttaaactgaactgagaataatgacatcactgaattcaatgatgaactgcctttaactgtaattttccATTATTGACAAGCTGTTTTCCTAATTcatgtttttcagttgctttgacacaatctttttggtttaaagcgctatataaataaaggtgacttgacttagaATAATCAGTCTTACTTTTTTGATTCACATTAGACCAAACTACCTTTTTAAAGCTGACTTTAAAATTGATGACCCatcttgaaaaaaattaatttgatgaCCAACTTTTTAAGTCTAATCTAGGCAGTTTATGCAACATGCCCCTGGAACTTAATTGTATGTCTGAAAGAAGCTTTGTTTTATGACAATCAGTGCTAGTCATTATTCCCCATCTATGACATAAATGAAACGTGTCTTCTGATAATTTATGGAATCAGgcatttcattttaaagagaaaaataagtacattttactgcatgttcatttttttttattaacttgatTTTTCTTTACTCAGCCACACATTACAGAAATTTAACACCAATAAAAGACAAAGACCATCACCTCATTCGATTCTTCAGTTACGGGAAAGTGAACTACATTAAACACCACATACATGTAAAACTCATCTTCAGCATCCATACAGCTTGTTGATCCTCAGGATGTCAATGTTGGACATTCCTTGCCTCTGTCCGATTTCCACCGTCCTATCAGGAATTGGGGTGATGGTTTCCAGGCCGGGCTGGATAGAGAAGGCTGTTCTTCCATAGTGCATGACAGAGCCGTAGTCATATGGAGTGTTTTGGTTGTTGGTGTTTTGTTTCTGGAAGTTGTAGGCCATATCAGGAGAGATGTTCTCAAAGTTGATCCTTACATACTGGTCGCGATCACTCCTTGTTTGCTCATGATAGAAGCCCAGAGCATGATTGAGCTCATGCTGAGCGATGCCGTGATACACACAGCCTTGTCTGTTGAGGGAGACTACCTGTTTGCCACCAGTTCTACCAAGAGAAGAGAAGCACCTGAGAGCAGAGAGAAATATAggggttttatttatatagattattgttttttttttgactttggaTTAAGGACTGGTGAATGTTTCATGTTAATATTGAATGATAGTTCTCACCCATCTCTGTTCTCAATACTGATGTAGTCTGTCTGAGTTGATCTGGGCACAAAGCGGATGCAGGTTCTGGAGTGAAAGGTGGACATGGCGTTCGTAATCACTGATTTCTCATTAGAAGCtgcaaacaaaaatacacaaatgtttaaaatgagatCTACACGAATGATAGATATGTTCAGTAAATGAAGGAGATTCACTCACAGAATTCACTGCTCACTATGTAAGGGACCTCCACTATGTTGTTAGAGTTTTTCTTCCAGAAACAGTTGTTGTTAAAACAGTAGAGAGCATTTCTGGTTTTGGGAAACACCAGATCTCCTTCAATCAAGACTTCAGAAGATCCTGTATTTAAAGAGATTTAATGAGATATTTATACTTCACGACAATTTTTTCCAACTATTTGTGAAACCCATTGCTGGCTTTATAGAAATCTACAAGGTGTCTGACCATTGTTGGACTCCAAAATCCTTGTAGTGATGTCCACACTTTCCGGCTCAGACACAAACATTTCCTCCTGCAAAAACagagatgtttaaaaaaagagtCATTTGAGGAACATTGATCACTTAAACGAGATACTAGATCGGATCTTACCATGATAGGAGACGCCTGTGAGACgccaaacagcagcagcagaatggAGAGGGAGGCTCTTGTGTACATGATGTCTCAGTGTGTAGAGATGTTCAGGATGCTCCTGTGCTGAGCTTTGGTGTCTTTGTGCTGTCAGACCTAGACTTTATATTCACTTGAGCAGGTGGGTCTACTGGGGGATTGTGGGTTGGGTCTTAGTTCCCAAAGACTAATGTGTGTAACTAATGGGAGTAAACTGTAACCTTATACTTGTAAGTCCAAATCCTTGCAGAAACAGAAAATATGTTTTAGTTTACGCTATCTAATTGTTTTAACAATAAAGTAGACTAGCtgtagttttttgttttcttagtgCCCTAGAACAGTATCATGCTAAGTCATTGAGAAACAAATCTGCTTCCATTTCAGCAGAACTGTATATTTTGTTATGTAGTCTGGTTATTTTATTCAGTTGTTGGGTTGCTTCATAATAATTAGCTAAATGTTTCTTTGTTCTTAACTGCAATTTAGTAAAAGGTCTCAGAACAAAAACTGTTCAAAGTTGAGGTCAAATGAAACCCATCATTGTGGTTAGGACCAAATAAAAATTTAAGTCCATTTATTATAAAGGATGTTATAAAGCATGCTTTAGAACTGGAAAGACAATATTGCATATACATAAAACTTattatatcttattattattatcccagCAACTGAATAAATCCGTACAGTTCCATTGAAATGGAAGAAGTTCTATTTTTCAGTGCTTGAAGTTCTGGTGCTAAAACACAAACATTACTGCACGTCCACTTTAGTGTTACCAATAAATACATTACTTGAACATTAGTTTAGTATTTGTTTCTTCAAGGATTTGGACTAACAGGTAAGATCAGAGTTTCCTCCCATTAGTTACACACATTAGTCTCTGGACACTAAGACCCTACCCATAATCCCCCAGTAGACCCACCTGCTGAGGTGAATATAAAGTCCAGGTCTGACAGCACAAAGACACCAAAACTCAGCACAGGAGCATCCTGAACATCTCTACACACTGAGACATCATGGACACAAGAGCCTCCCTCTccattctgctgctgctgtttggcGTCTCACAGGCGTCTCCTCTCATGGTAAGATCCGATCTAGTGTCTCACTTAAATGATCAACGTTCCTCAAGAGTCGTTTTAAACATCTCTGTTTCTGCCACCAGGAGGAAAGTTTTGAAGGAGTGTTTGTGTCAGAGCCGGAAAGTGTGGACATCACTACAAGGATTTTGGAGTCCAACAATGGTCAGACACCTTCTGTAAAGTCAGCAGTGGGTTTTACAAAATAGTAGTAAAAAGTGTTCAAGAtgtataaatactgtatgttCTGTTATTTTATCAGTATGGTTCTCTTGAATACATGATCTTCTGAAGTCTTGATTGAAGGAGATCTGGTGTTTCCCAAAAACAGAAATGCTCTCTACTGCTTTAACAACAATTGTTTCAGGAAGAAAAACTCTAACAACATAGTGGAGGTCCCTTACATAGTGAGCAGGGAATACTGTGAGTGAATCTCCTTAATTCATTGAAAATATCTCTCATTCGTGTAGATCTCCTTTTAAATCTGTCAGCCTTTTTGTTTGCAGCTTCTAATGAGAAATCAGTGATGACGAACGCCATGTCCACCTTTCACTCCAAAACCTGCATCCGCTTTGTGCCCAGATCAACTCAGACCGACTACATCAGTATTGAGAACAAAGATGGGTGAGAACTATCAtactaaattaaaaacatttaacttaCCTTAGTCCAAAACATTGATTATATTTAACCCCATTATTTCCTCTCTGCTCTCAGGTGCTTCTCTTCTTATGGTAGAACTGGTGGAAAACAGGTGGTCTCCCTCAGAAGGAATGATTGTGTTTATCACGGCCTTGTTCAGCATGAGCTCCTTCATGCCCTGGGCTTCTACCATGAGCACACCAGGAGCAATCGCGACCAGTACGTCAGGATCAACTGGGATAACATAATTCCTGATAAGGTTGACAGCTTCCAGAAACAAAAAACCAACAACCAAAACACTCCATATGACTACGGCTCCGTCATGCACTATGGAAAAACTACCTTCTCCATCCGTTATGGCCTGGAAACCATCATTCCCATTCCTGATAAGACAGTGGAAATCGGACAGAGCCAGGGAATGTCCAACATCGACATTCTAAGGGTCAACAAGCTGTATGGATGCTGAAGAtgagaaataattaaatatggaCCATGTGTCTGTAGATGAGTAGTGATGATGGTCTTTACTTTCTGGTGGTGTTCAAGTTCTGAAATGTGTGATAGTGGTGGGAAAATAAAGATAATCAAAGTGCATAAGACtttatattttttgcagtttttatgaATCGggtaaaggtgtttttttttttttttttttttgcaataatacatGACCATGTATACATGACTagttaccaaataaataaacGGACATGAAATGTGAAAGTAAAAGTGacttgacattcagccaagtatggtgacccatactcagaatttgtgctctgcatttaacccatccgaagtgcacacacacagagcagtgaacacacacacaccgtgtgtgtgtttgtgttcactgctctgtgtgtgtgcacttcggatgggttaaatgcagagcaaaataTTGATGTCAATGTGAAATCGTGCCTGAATTAATGTGTAAAAATCATATTCGACTCCAACTCTAAAATGAAAAggacaaaaatatatgtatatagtattttacaCCTCATTAAACCATGCACGAGGAATGCAAGAGGAATATCAATATGTTATGTCATAGATCCTCTGTTATAGTAAATTAGAAATGAGCGATTTCAGGGTGACAATTAGGAATGTGAGGCAACTGCTTCTGTATAAATTGTTTGATCTGGAAAAAtcagaatattatttatttatttatttatacagggcatcatacatactttattaaagagtttggtcatTTCATATCTGAGTTAGTGCTGGCTatagataaagttttaattattggtgattttaatagcCATGTtattaatgaaaaagatgcattgggatcagcatttatagacattctgaactctattggggttagacaacacgtctcaagacctactcattgtcgtaatcatactctagatttaatactgtcacatggaattgatgttgatggtgttgaaattatgcagccaatcgattatatctcagatcattatttagttttttgcaaTGTCATTTAactaaaattgtaaattctacttctacaagtatggtagaaccatcacttctaccacaaaagactgctgtttaagttatcttcctgatgtatccaaattccttagcatatccaaaacctcagaacaacttgatgatgtaaccgAAAATATGGActttctcttttctagcattcTAGCTTTTCTAGCATCTAGCACTTTCTGGTGGTGTTCAAGTTCTGAAATGTGTGATAGTGGTGGGAAAATAAAGATAATCAAAGTGCATAAGACtttatattttttgcagtttttatgaATCGggtaaaggtgtttttttttttttttttttttgcaataatacatGACCATGTATACATGACTagttaccaaataaataaacGGACATGAAATGTGAAAGTAAAAGTGacttgacattcagccaagtatggtgacccatactcagaatttgtgctctgcatttaacccatccgaagtgcacacacacagagcagtgaacacacacacaccgtgtgtgtgtttgtgttcactgctctgtgtgtgtgcacttcggatgggttaaatgcagagcaaaataTTGATGTCAATGTGAAATCGTGCCTGAATTAATGTGTAAAAATCATATTCGACTCCAACTCTAAAATGAAAAggacaaaaatatatgtatatagtattttacaCCTCATTAAACCATGCACGAGGAATGCAAGAGGAATATCAATATGTTATGTCATAGATCCTCTGTTATAGTAAATTAGAAATGAGCGATTTCAGGGTGACAATTAGGAATGTGAGGCAACTGCTTCTGTATAAATTGTTTGATCTGGAAAAAtcagaatattatttatttatttatttatacagggcatcatacatactttattaaagagtttggtcatTTCATATCTGAGTTAGTGCTGGCTatagataaagttttaattattggtgattttaatagcCATGTtattaatgaaaaagatgcattgggatcagcatttatagacattctgaactctattggggttagacaacacgtctcaagacctactcattgtcgtaatcatactctagatttaatactgtcacatggaattgatgttgatggtgttgaaattatgcagccaatcgattatatctcagatcattatttagttttttgcaaTGTCATTTAactaaaattgtaaattctacttctacaagtatggtagaaccatcacttctaccacaaaagactgctgtttaagttatcttcctgatgtatccaaattccttagcatatccaaaacctcagaacaacttgatgatgtaaccgAAAATATGGActttctcttttctagcattttaaatacagttggtCCTTTATGcgtaaggaaggttaaggaaaacagtctgacaccatggtataatgagcatactcacaccctaaagagaccagcctggaaaatggagcgcagctggacaaaaacaaaactagaagTATTGTGTATTGCTTgacaggaaagtaacctatcctacagaaaagcattaaaaacggctagatctgattacttttcatctcttttagaagaaaacaaaaattattaaaataacaattaaaattgttaattcaTCTAAACCAACaccatgtatgttagaccctatttcACCTAAGCTCATAAAAGAGGTGCTTTCAGAAGTCATAGATTCTTTTCTGACTATTAAATAATTCCTCAttttcattaggatatgtccccaaaaccttcaaactggctgttattaagcctctcatcaaaaaaccacaacttgaccccaaagagcTAGTTAATTATaaaccaatctcgaatctcccatttctgtccaagatactagataAGGTATTATCCTCACaagtatattccttcttagagaaaacttTTATctatgaggatttccagtcaggatttagaccgtatcatagtacagagactgctctccttagagttacaaatgacctcctcttatcatctgatcgtggttgtatctctctattagttttattggatctttgtgctgcgttcgacactattgaccacaacaatattttgcatagactagaaaacttctttggcattaatggaagtgaagaagcatggtttaaattgtacttaaatGACTGCCATCAAtccgtagcagtgaatgaagaggtatcatatcgatcacaagttcagtttggagtacctcaaggctcagttctagggccgttACTTTTCACGATTTACATGTTACACTAGGGTGGTATCATCAGGAAgcacggtgttagctttcactgttatgctgatgatactcagctctatatttctacAAAACAtatcaatttgaaaaactaaaggaatgcatagtcgatataaaaactggatgacaagtaatttcttgcTGCTAAATTCTGTAAAATCaatcagaggtgttaattataggacctaaaaactctgcatgtaataacctagaacgttGTCTAAGACTTAATGGCTGCTCAgttaggtgtgctatttgatagcattATTTCCCTATAAAgccacatttatttttcacattcgcatttttccatctcaaaaatatatatataaattatggcctatgctctcaatgtcaaatgcagaaatgttaatccatgcgtttatgacctcaaggttagattattgtaatgctctattgtgtggttgttctgcacgcttaataaactccagttagtccaaaatgcagcagctagagttcttactagaaccagaaagTTTGACCATGTTAcaccggttctgtcaacactgcactggctccctatcaaacattgtatagattttaaaatcttgcttattagtTATAAAGTCCTGAATAGTTTagcacctcagtttttgaatgagctcttgttacattatagtcctccacatcctctgcattctcaaaactttaatttcataatacatagaatatcaaaatcaactgcaggcggcagatccttttcctctTTAAcacttaacctgttaactgtcactcatgtttttgaagatagacatgaatgtgcatgatacaaacctaaatttttataattcatgactgaaaacattttgtaacatgtttttgatgtaccattttacatggtaatgcaatgtctgattttaaaatgggttttgaaggatgaattttgagattttatgttttcaagtgatatataacttctgatgatttctaaaaagtgatagggaaaaaggcaacgaggaagtcttttttttaaacaaaggtaaaagctccttttgtaatgtagatttctgagggtgcactcttgtcataaattcatctattacttttcctacataatttttaacaaaaaatattggtaaaatatatatttgggagtcttagacctttccaacgatatatagtttgtcaagattagattagatttgattgtaatatagtatagtcaacgtaggcgtcccgtatacgggacggggtgacatttaacaggttaaactctggaataatctaccttatattgttcgggaggcagacagtgcagtttaaatctagattaaagacccatctctttaacctggcttacacataacacaaaaatatgcttctaatatcaaAATCCGTTAATGGATTTTGAGGCTGCATtgattaggtaaactggaaccaggaacacttctcATAACAACCAAtgcacttgctacatcattagaagaatgacatctaTGCTTATAATAACCTGTTTATCTATTTtttcgaggtcaccgtagccgccagatccagtctgtatccagatcagagggtcactgcagtcacccggatccagtacgtatccagaccagatggtggatcagcacctagaaaggacctctactgccctgaatgtcagcggagaccaaGACAACTACAGCACcaaatacagatcccctgtaaagaccttgtctcagatgaccccCGGGAcaagaacaggaaacagatgattcttctgcaaaatctgactttgctgcagcctggaattgaactgcttgtTTCGTTTGGTCAGAGGTGAActgccccccgactgagcctggtttcttccaaggtttttcctccattctgtcaccgatggagttttggttccttgccgctgtcgcctctggcttgcttagttgtggtcacttcatctacagcgatatcgttgacttgattgcacatgattgcacagatactatttaaactgaactgagaataatgacatcactgaattcaatgatgaactgcctttaactgtaattttccATTATTGACAAGCTGTTTTCCTAATTcatgtttttcagttgctttgacacaatctttttggtttaaagcgctatacaaataaaggtgacttgacttagaATAAGCAGTCTTACTTTTTTGATTCACATTAGACCAAACTACCTTTTTAAAGCTGACTTTAAAATTTATGACCAgtcttgaaaaaaattaattggatgACCAACTTTTTAAGTCTAATCTAGGCAGTTTATGCAACATGCCCCTGGAACTTAATTGTATGTCTGAAAGAAGCTTTGTTTTATGACAATCAGTGCT from Carassius gibelio isolate Cgi1373 ecotype wild population from Czech Republic chromosome A22, carGib1.2-hapl.c, whole genome shotgun sequence encodes the following:
- the LOC127942463 gene encoding hatching enzyme 1.2-like isoform X10 → MYTRASLSILLLLFGVSQASPIMEEVFVSEPESVDITTRILESNNGSSEVLIEGDLVFPKTRNALYCFNNNCFWKKNSNNIVEVPYIVSSEFSSNEKSVMTNAMSTFHSKTCIRFVPRSTQTDYISIENRDGCFSSLGRTGGKQVVSLNRQGCVYHGIAQHELNHALGFYHEQTRSDRDQYVRINFENISPDMAYNFQKQNTNNQNTPYDYGSVMHYGRTAFSIQPGLETITPIPDRTVEIGQRQGMSNIDILRINKLYGC
- the LOC127942463 gene encoding hatching enzyme 1.2-like isoform X8 — encoded protein: MYTRASLSILLLLFGVSQASPLREEVFVSEPESVDITTRILESNNGSSEVLIEGDLVFPKTRNALYCFNNNCFWKKNSNNIVEVPYIVSSEFSSNEKSVMTNAMSTFHSKTCIRFVPRSTQTDYISIENRDGCFSSLGRTGGKQVVSLNRQGCVYHGIAQHELNHALGFYHEQTRSDRDQYVRINFENISPDMAYNFQKQNTNNQNTPYDYGSVMHYGRTAFSIQPGLETITPIPDRTVEIGQRQGMSNIDILRINKLYGC
- the LOC127942463 gene encoding hatching enzyme 1.2-like isoform X9; translation: MYTRASLSILLLLFGVSQASPIMEEMFVSEPESVDITTRILESNNGSSEVLIEGDLVFPKTRNALYCFNNNCFWKKNSNNIVEVPYIVSSEFSSNEKSVITNAMSTFHSRTCIRFVPRSTQTDYISIENRDGCFSSLGRTGGKQVVSLNRQGCVYHGIAQHELNHALGFYHEQTRSDRDQYVRINFENISPDMAYNFQKQNTNNQNTPYDYGSVMHYGRTAFSIQPGLETITPIPDRTVEIGQRQGMSNIDILRINKLYGC